One Vallitalea pronyensis genomic region harbors:
- a CDS encoding phosphotransferase, with translation MNSYHVKRKRNIEKGIKINEGLCAEIFEWEDRHKIIKLAKNINSHHDMQLEYLNSQVAWNNGVPIPQPFELIYIDGRPGIVSERIYGTTLMQYFQRQWINNTLGKNDVMQFSHKEIAQMTARMLYKTHNVSVENMPSQRDTITNAIKHAKHLTASELESVVNMLNSIPKKQQLCHGDLNLNNIMIRNNEAILIDWMHASMGNPAADLAEFILMIKYGELPLKDPIREIIIETLIDEYTKLSNITLKMIDNWMLPVAVRRRSLGILPFVEKRKLSAEIRERLKKYTSIK, from the coding sequence GTGAATAGTTATCATGTAAAAAGAAAGAGAAATATAGAAAAAGGTATAAAAATAAATGAAGGTCTTTGTGCTGAGATTTTTGAGTGGGAGGATCGTCATAAAATTATTAAGCTGGCAAAGAATATAAATAGCCATCATGACATGCAATTAGAGTATTTAAATAGCCAAGTTGCTTGGAATAATGGGGTGCCCATACCACAACCCTTTGAATTGATATATATTGATGGTCGTCCTGGGATTGTATCTGAACGCATATATGGCACCACATTGATGCAATATTTTCAAAGACAGTGGATAAATAATACCCTTGGCAAAAATGATGTCATGCAATTTAGTCATAAAGAGATTGCCCAAATGACAGCTAGGATGTTATATAAAACACATAATGTATCTGTTGAGAATATGCCATCCCAAAGAGACACTATAACAAATGCTATCAAACATGCAAAACATCTAACTGCTTCAGAGTTAGAATCAGTTGTTAATATGTTGAACAGTATTCCCAAAAAACAACAATTATGCCACGGTGATCTTAATCTGAATAATATCATGATTAGAAATAATGAAGCTATATTAATCGATTGGATGCACGCTTCAATGGGTAATCCAGCAGCTGACTTAGCAGAATTTATTCTAATGATAAAATACGGTGAATTGCCATTAAAAGACCCTATACGAGAAATAATCATTGAAACCTTAATAGACGAGTATACGAAGTTGTCTAATATCACACTCAAAATGATAGATAATTGGATGCTGCCTGTTGCGGTTCGCAGAAGGTCTTTGGGTATTCTACCCTTTGTTGAGAAACGAAAACTTAGTGCTGAAATTAGAGAACGACTTAAAAAGTATACGTCTATCAAATGA